One Pseudomonas fluorescens genomic region harbors:
- a CDS encoding MFS transporter: MDNSNALPVGSAAAPVKERTTANRIKSIFSGSVGNMVEWYDWYVYAAFSLYFAKAFFPKGDTTAQLLNTAAIFAVGFLMRPIGGWLMGLYADKVGRKKALMASVYLMCFGSLIIALSPGYETIGIGAPILLIFARLLQGLSVGGEYGTSATYLSEMATRDRRGFFSSFQYVTLISGQLIALGVLIVLQNFLTTEELYAWGWRIPFAIGALCAVVALYLRRGMEETESFTKKEKAKESAMRTLLRHPKELLTVVGLTMGGTLAFYTYTTYMQKYLVNTVGMSISDSTTISAATLFLFMCLQPIIGGLSDKIGRRPILIAFGVLGTIFTVPILMTLHTIQTWWGAFFLIMAALIIVSGYTSINAVVKAELFPTEIRALGVGLPYALTVSIFGGTAEYIALWFKSIGMETGYYWYVTACIAVSLLVYVTMKDTQKHSRIVTD, translated from the coding sequence ATGGATAACTCCAACGCCCTGCCTGTCGGGTCGGCTGCCGCGCCGGTTAAAGAAAGAACCACCGCCAATCGCATCAAATCGATCTTCAGTGGTTCGGTCGGCAACATGGTCGAGTGGTACGACTGGTACGTCTATGCCGCCTTCTCGCTGTACTTCGCCAAAGCCTTCTTTCCCAAAGGCGACACCACTGCCCAACTGCTCAACACCGCTGCGATCTTTGCCGTAGGCTTCCTGATGCGCCCGATTGGCGGCTGGCTGATGGGCTTGTACGCGGACAAGGTCGGGCGCAAGAAAGCGCTGATGGCTTCGGTTTACCTGATGTGTTTCGGCTCGCTGATCATCGCGCTCAGCCCCGGTTATGAAACCATCGGCATCGGCGCTCCGATCCTGCTGATTTTTGCGCGTCTGCTGCAGGGCCTATCGGTCGGTGGCGAGTACGGCACGTCGGCGACTTACCTGTCGGAGATGGCAACCCGCGATCGCCGTGGCTTCTTCTCCAGTTTCCAGTACGTGACCCTGATCTCCGGCCAGCTCATCGCGCTCGGTGTGCTGATCGTGCTGCAAAACTTCCTCACCACCGAAGAGCTGTACGCGTGGGGCTGGCGCATTCCTTTCGCCATTGGCGCGCTGTGCGCAGTGGTGGCGCTGTATCTGCGTCGCGGCATGGAAGAAACCGAGTCGTTCACCAAGAAAGAAAAAGCCAAGGAAAGCGCGATGCGCACCTTGCTGCGCCACCCCAAAGAGCTGTTGACCGTGGTTGGCCTGACCATGGGCGGCACGCTGGCGTTCTACACCTACACCACTTACATGCAGAAATACCTGGTGAACACCGTCGGCATGAGCATTTCCGACTCGACCACCATTTCGGCCGCCACGCTGTTCCTGTTCATGTGCCTGCAACCGATCATCGGTGGCCTTTCCGACAAGATCGGCCGTCGTCCGATCCTGATCGCCTTCGGCGTGTTGGGCACGATCTTCACCGTGCCGATCCTGATGACCCTGCACACGATCCAGACCTGGTGGGGCGCGTTCTTCCTGATCATGGCGGCGCTGATCATTGTCAGCGGCTACACCTCGATCAACGCAGTGGTAAAAGCCGAGCTGTTCCCGACCGAGATCCGCGCCCTGGGCGTCGGCCTGCCGTATGCACTGACCGTATCGATCTTCGGCGGCACCGCTGAATACATCGCGCTGTGGTTCAAAAGCATTGGCATGGAGACCGGCTACTACTGGTACGTCACGGCATGCATCGCCGTGTCGTTGCTGGTGTACGTGACCATGAAAGACACGCAGAAGCACTCGCGCATCGTCACTGACTGA
- a CDS encoding sigma-54-dependent transcriptional regulator — protein MLNAVMVVDDESSIRSAVEQWLSLSGFEVQLFSRAEDCLAALPAHFAGVILSDVRMPGIGGLALLAEVQKRDADLPVILLTGHGDVPMAVEAMRDGAYDFLEKPFSPETLLGSLRRALDKRRLVLENRALHAQADNRARLDATLLGVSRSLQTLRRQVLDLATLPVNVLIRGETGSGKELVARCLHDFGPRANKPFVALNCAAIPEQLFEAELFGHESGAFTGASGKRIGKLEYADGGTLFLDEIESMPLAQQVKLLRVLQEQKLERLGSNQSIRVDLRIVAATKPDLLDEARAGRFREDLAYRLNVAELRLPPLRDRREDIPLLFETFAQSAAQRLGRTFPPLSGAQLSHLLSHDWPGNVRELANVAERQVLGLDEPAPGIDPGQSLAAQQEAFEAQCLRAALTRHKGDVKAVLEELQLPRRTFNEKMQRHGLSREMFVSP, from the coding sequence ATGCTCAACGCGGTGATGGTGGTCGATGACGAAAGCAGCATTCGCAGCGCGGTCGAACAATGGCTGAGCCTGTCGGGCTTCGAGGTGCAGTTGTTCAGCCGCGCCGAAGATTGCCTCGCCGCCCTGCCCGCGCATTTTGCCGGGGTGATTCTCAGCGACGTGCGCATGCCCGGCATCGGAGGCCTGGCGTTGCTCGCTGAAGTGCAGAAACGCGATGCCGACCTGCCGGTGATTTTGCTCACCGGCCACGGCGATGTGCCAATGGCGGTCGAGGCGATGCGCGACGGTGCGTACGACTTCCTCGAAAAACCCTTCAGCCCGGAGACCCTGCTCGGCAGCTTGCGCCGCGCGCTCGACAAGCGGCGGCTGGTTTTGGAAAACCGCGCCTTGCACGCACAGGCCGATAACCGCGCCCGACTCGATGCGACATTGCTCGGCGTTTCGCGCAGTTTGCAAACCTTGCGCCGGCAGGTACTGGATCTGGCGACGTTGCCGGTCAACGTGTTGATCCGTGGCGAAACCGGCAGCGGCAAGGAACTCGTCGCCCGCTGCCTGCACGATTTCGGCCCGCGCGCGAACAAGCCGTTTGTGGCGTTGAACTGCGCGGCCATCCCTGAACAATTGTTTGAAGCCGAGCTGTTCGGCCATGAAAGCGGCGCGTTTACTGGCGCCTCGGGCAAACGCATCGGCAAGCTCGAATACGCCGATGGCGGCACGCTGTTCCTCGATGAAATCGAAAGCATGCCACTGGCTCAACAGGTCAAATTGCTGCGGGTATTGCAGGAACAGAAGCTCGAACGATTGGGCTCGAATCAGAGTATTCGCGTGGATCTGCGGATCGTTGCGGCGACCAAACCCGATCTGCTCGACGAGGCGCGCGCCGGCCGCTTTCGCGAAGACCTCGCGTATCGGCTGAATGTCGCTGAACTGCGCTTGCCGCCGCTGCGTGATCGCCGCGAAGATATTCCGCTGCTCTTCGAAACCTTCGCCCAGAGTGCCGCGCAACGTCTGGGGCGCACATTTCCGCCGTTGAGCGGCGCGCAGTTGAGCCATTTGCTCAGCCATGACTGGCCAGGCAACGTGCGTGAACTGGCGAACGTTGCCGAGCGGCAAGTGCTGGGGCTGGACGAACCGGCACCGGGGATTGATCCGGGTCAGTCATTGGCCGCGCAACAGGAAGCGTTCGAAGCACAATGCCTGCGCGCGGCGTTGACGCGACACAAGGGCGATGTCAAAGCGGTGCTTGAAGAACTGCAACTGCCGCGCCGCACATTCAACGAGAAGATGCAGCGGCATGGGTTGAGTCGGGAGATGTTTGTCAGCCCGTGA
- a CDS encoding RHS repeat-associated core domain-containing protein: protein MAERPFKRNTVSAVAELSNSVHDRGSSLRISSGHRASNIRAHRRTPTLAAKDSRGGTVRVVDYLRTLPHEPAIALIKRQHFDVPGRLVAQSDPRLENPAISTVYALSGLPLEVSSADAGWRLTLPGLAGLPLQCWDGRGSHWRIDYDDQLRMVAIEESAIGDVDSFFYADASAEADVNSRGQLIEQTDASGSLKFASFSLSGAALCETRTFHDGEAFSSYWVLGPDGAVLEQTDAGGHRRRSRYDIAQQLQSVQLQVRGQPGWQELMLDTQYDASGKMIEQKNGNNVTSTWRYHEADGRLYQHTAQVGQQPPLQDVSYEYDPVGNLTCAFDRTFVPTFFRNQRVDGRREFIYDSLYRLHSATGYDDCPPSDIPGLPSPTHPDDRRNYVQTYTYDHGGNLTELRHQRDGKQYTRHMRIEPISNRGIRWTEGDPEPDFSKLFDLNGNLLAVQPGQPMLWTALGELAKVTLVHRDESSDDDEVYRYSQGSRVYKRLNRYAGAINHFRDVRYLPGLEIRRQHNGEELHVITLGNVRCLKWVASPPSGVDEFQLRYSLHDPLGSCVMEVDHQAAVITHEGYYPFGGTAWMAARSAIEAPYKFIRYSGKEMDVSGLYYYGARYYAPWLQRWISPDLAGAVDGLNLYGFVGNNPLSYVDHDGQTRFGVETKAERDARKASSASELRKQSANANLSRAIERHFQFLKILDQRVSAVSSQVKNLHSGSALAGSIAKRSGAFVAKQTVSYGVGIGVGALTGVLGTGLGPVGTAFGVSLGFGAKAATSLAIDYVLEKRGISTSIALKSRKLNPEKVMQKREYRSADLFGYAALKWKKTFDGVKDPTELNTIKGLNVAIPLAGSAAMKLHDTPLAGEIGAMIGVVSGAMEIIYEAERARNGMTPAMEQKLASLRGYVPQLIDLLDRGLEEVNASFDAANRDSTHHNKMLVKLFGKGDGVSRESMAQATNATIGRLRNLHSMLH, encoded by the coding sequence ATGGCCGAGCGACCGTTCAAGCGCAACACAGTGTCTGCGGTCGCTGAGTTGTCGAACAGTGTTCACGACAGAGGTAGCTCCTTACGAATATCCTCTGGCCACAGAGCGTCGAACATACGCGCTCATCGGCGCACGCCCACCCTGGCGGCGAAGGATAGCCGCGGCGGTACTGTGCGTGTGGTTGATTATTTGCGCACGTTGCCACACGAACCGGCAATCGCGCTGATCAAGCGCCAGCATTTTGATGTGCCTGGACGCTTGGTAGCACAAAGCGATCCTCGTTTGGAAAACCCTGCGATTTCCACTGTCTACGCCTTGAGCGGCTTGCCACTTGAAGTATCCAGCGCTGACGCCGGCTGGCGACTGACACTGCCGGGATTGGCGGGCCTCCCTCTGCAATGCTGGGATGGTCGCGGCAGTCACTGGCGAATCGACTACGACGATCAACTGCGCATGGTAGCCATCGAGGAAAGTGCCATTGGGGATGTCGACAGCTTTTTTTATGCCGATGCATCTGCCGAGGCTGATGTAAATTCGCGCGGGCAGTTGATTGAACAAACCGATGCCTCGGGCAGCTTGAAATTCGCCAGTTTCAGTTTGTCGGGGGCTGCATTATGCGAAACCCGAACGTTTCATGACGGCGAGGCATTCTCCAGCTATTGGGTGCTCGGGCCTGATGGCGCAGTGTTAGAACAAACCGATGCCGGTGGCCATCGCCGCCGCTCACGCTACGATATCGCCCAGCAACTCCAATCCGTTCAATTACAGGTCAGAGGGCAACCCGGCTGGCAAGAGCTGATGCTGGATACGCAGTACGATGCCAGCGGAAAGATGATCGAGCAAAAGAATGGCAATAACGTCACAAGCACCTGGCGCTATCACGAGGCCGATGGCCGCCTGTATCAACACACGGCGCAGGTCGGTCAGCAGCCGCCCCTACAGGATGTTTCGTATGAGTATGATCCGGTAGGCAATCTCACCTGTGCGTTCGACCGAACGTTTGTCCCGACCTTTTTCCGCAACCAGCGAGTCGATGGTCGGCGCGAATTCATCTACGACTCACTGTACCGATTGCACTCCGCTACCGGGTACGACGATTGCCCTCCCTCCGACATCCCCGGCCTGCCCTCGCCCACTCACCCTGACGATCGGCGCAACTACGTCCAGACTTACACATACGATCACGGGGGCAACCTGACGGAACTGCGCCATCAGCGCGACGGCAAGCAATACACTCGCCATATGCGCATCGAACCGATCAGTAATCGGGGCATACGCTGGACCGAAGGTGATCCCGAGCCAGACTTCAGCAAACTGTTTGACCTGAATGGAAATCTGCTAGCCGTGCAACCCGGTCAGCCGATGCTGTGGACCGCACTTGGGGAATTGGCCAAAGTGACGCTGGTGCATCGCGATGAAAGCTCCGACGACGATGAAGTGTACCGGTACTCCCAAGGCTCGCGAGTCTATAAACGTCTGAACAGATACGCTGGCGCGATCAACCACTTCCGGGACGTTCGCTATCTGCCAGGGCTGGAGATCCGCCGTCAGCATAACGGCGAAGAACTGCATGTCATCACCCTGGGCAACGTTCGCTGCCTGAAATGGGTGGCGAGCCCACCCTCGGGCGTCGATGAGTTTCAACTGCGTTATAGCCTGCATGACCCGCTGGGCTCGTGCGTCATGGAAGTGGATCACCAGGCAGCGGTAATCACTCATGAAGGCTATTACCCCTTCGGTGGGACCGCGTGGATGGCGGCCCGCTCGGCAATCGAAGCGCCGTACAAATTCATCCGATACTCCGGCAAGGAGATGGATGTCAGTGGCCTGTATTACTACGGTGCACGTTACTACGCGCCTTGGTTGCAACGCTGGATCAGTCCCGACCTTGCCGGCGCGGTAGACGGGCTGAATCTTTACGGCTTCGTTGGAAACAATCCCCTTTCCTATGTCGACCATGATGGCCAAACACGCTTCGGGGTGGAGACCAAAGCGGAACGCGATGCCCGCAAAGCCAGTAGCGCAAGCGAGCTACGCAAGCAGTCGGCGAACGCCAACCTGTCCAGAGCGATAGAACGACATTTCCAGTTTCTGAAAATTCTCGATCAGCGTGTCAGCGCAGTCTCCTCGCAGGTCAAGAATCTGCATTCCGGCAGTGCGCTGGCGGGCAGCATCGCCAAACGCAGCGGAGCGTTCGTTGCTAAACAAACGGTCAGCTATGGCGTCGGCATAGGCGTTGGTGCGCTGACCGGAGTGCTGGGTACCGGCCTCGGCCCCGTCGGTACCGCGTTTGGCGTCTCTCTCGGTTTTGGCGCAAAAGCGGCAACCAGTCTGGCCATCGATTATGTTCTGGAAAAGCGGGGTATATCGACTTCCATCGCCCTCAAATCACGCAAATTGAACCCTGAGAAGGTCATGCAGAAACGGGAATACAGAAGCGCGGATCTGTTCGGGTACGCTGCCCTGAAATGGAAAAAAACGTTTGATGGTGTCAAGGATCCGACTGAACTGAACACGATCAAAGGGCTCAATGTGGCAATCCCGTTAGCCGGCTCCGCGGCAATGAAATTACACGACACCCCGCTGGCCGGGGAGATCGGCGCAATGATAGGCGTTGTGAGCGGAGCCATGGAAATCATTTACGAAGCTGAAAGGGCAAGAAATGGAATGACTCCCGCAATGGAGCAGAAACTCGCGAGCCTGCGCGGATATGTCCCTCAGTTGATCGATCTTCTGGATCGGGGCTTGGAGGAAGTCAACGCCAGTTTCGATGCTGCCAATCGGGACTCTACCCATCACAACAAAATGCTTGTGAAGCTTTTCGGCAAAGGTGACGGTGTTTCTCGCGAAAGCATGGCGCAAGCGACAAACGCTACGATTGGCAGATTGAGAAACCTCCATTCGATGCTCCACTGA
- a CDS encoding sensor histidine kinase, with product MLPTSRTLRLSLYTLLIVAGTVLAATLAIRHAERQALEEDAVRANQQLALYANSLHTLIDRYRALPAVLALDPQLRSALAGPVDAEQQAALNLKLEKINGAAQSSTLELLDHTGLAVAASNWRLPSSYVGHNYGFRPYFSQTRTQGTGRFYAVGVTSGIPGYFLSSAVLDDNRQFLGAMVVKLEFPELEREWSQGSDTLLVSDARGIVFIANQPGWRYRALRPLSASDMAEIKATRQYDKQSLVPLTHLPLRRFDDNSDLRRVEGPQGTADYLWESLPLTAEGWTLHLLRRPQVAFEDLRNAGLAAAGVWLALVFLLLFLNQRWRLAKMRQRSREELEQLVEERTRDLRTAQEGLVQSAKLAALGQMSAALAHEINQPLTAQRMQLATLRLLLDHGRVDDAYKALKPVDDMLTRMAALTGHLKTFARKSPSGLRERLDLAAVVDQSLQLLDARLRDEQVSLVLHLTRPAWVRGDAIRLEQVLINLLRNALDAMQGKACKRLEIRLEADEQLWRLSVIDNGGGIAQAHLDQVFDPFFTTKPVGDGLGLGLAVSFAIVHESGGRLSAENGDSGAVFSLTLPIDLEAHI from the coding sequence ATGCTGCCGACTTCCCGTACCCTGCGTCTGTCGTTATATACCTTGCTTATTGTTGCCGGCACGGTGCTCGCCGCAACCCTGGCCATCCGTCACGCCGAACGTCAGGCGCTGGAAGAGGACGCGGTGCGTGCCAATCAGCAACTGGCGTTGTACGCCAACTCCCTGCACACCCTGATCGATCGTTATCGCGCGCTCCCCGCAGTGCTCGCGCTGGATCCGCAATTGCGTTCAGCGCTGGCCGGTCCGGTCGATGCCGAACAGCAAGCGGCGCTTAACCTGAAGCTGGAAAAGATCAACGGCGCCGCGCAGTCTTCAACCCTTGAACTGCTTGATCACACTGGCCTGGCGGTGGCCGCGAGTAACTGGCGCTTGCCGAGCAGTTATGTCGGCCACAACTATGGTTTCCGCCCGTATTTCAGCCAGACGCGCACGCAGGGCACCGGGCGCTTTTACGCGGTGGGCGTGACCAGCGGCATTCCCGGTTACTTCCTGTCCAGCGCGGTACTCGACGACAACCGGCAGTTCCTCGGGGCGATGGTGGTCAAGCTGGAATTCCCCGAGCTTGAGCGCGAATGGAGCCAGGGCAGCGACACCCTGCTGGTCAGTGACGCGCGCGGGATTGTGTTTATCGCCAACCAGCCCGGCTGGCGTTATCGCGCGTTGCGGCCGCTGAGCGCCAGCGACATGGCCGAGATCAAAGCCACCCGCCAGTACGACAAACAATCGCTGGTGCCGTTGACGCATCTGCCGTTGCGCCGCTTCGACGACAATAGTGATCTGCGCCGGGTCGAAGGCCCGCAAGGCACGGCGGACTATTTGTGGGAATCGCTGCCGCTGACTGCCGAAGGCTGGACCCTGCACTTGCTGCGTCGGCCGCAGGTAGCGTTCGAGGATTTGCGCAACGCGGGGCTCGCGGCCGCTGGCGTGTGGCTGGCATTGGTATTTTTGCTGCTGTTCCTCAACCAGCGCTGGCGGCTGGCAAAGATGCGCCAGCGCAGTCGCGAGGAGCTTGAACAACTGGTCGAAGAACGCACCCGCGACTTGCGCACGGCGCAGGAGGGTCTGGTGCAATCGGCCAAACTTGCCGCGCTTGGCCAGATGTCGGCGGCGCTGGCCCATGAAATCAATCAACCGCTCACCGCTCAGCGCATGCAACTGGCAACCTTGCGCCTGCTGCTCGACCATGGCCGCGTCGACGATGCGTACAAAGCGCTGAAGCCGGTGGACGACATGCTCACGCGCATGGCGGCCCTCACCGGCCATCTCAAGACCTTCGCCCGCAAGAGCCCCAGTGGTCTGCGCGAGCGCCTGGATCTGGCCGCGGTGGTCGATCAATCGTTACAGTTGCTCGACGCACGGCTGCGCGACGAACAGGTCAGTCTGGTGCTGCATCTGACCCGTCCGGCGTGGGTGCGCGGCGATGCGATCCGCCTCGAACAGGTATTGATCAATCTGCTGCGCAACGCCCTTGATGCGATGCAGGGCAAAGCCTGCAAACGCCTGGAAATTCGCCTGGAGGCCGACGAACAACTGTGGCGGCTGAGCGTGATCGACAACGGCGGCGGGATTGCCCAAGCGCATCTCGACCAGGTGTTCGACCCGTTCTTCACCACCAAACCCGTGGGTGACGGGCTGGGACTGGGCCTGGCGGTGTCGTTCGCAATCGTGCATGAATCCGGCGGTCGCCTGAGCGCCGAGAATGGCGACAGTGGCGCAGTGTTCAGCCTGACGCTGCCGATTGATCTGGAGGCGCACATTTGA
- a CDS encoding RHS repeat domain-containing protein — MEHDLAGRSVAQRDPRLPSPCLVTTYSLLDQPLRTDSVDAGMRLSLPGLAGQTVQRWDERDAVWLMTYDRLMRVLSVTNTAIPQDDELFEYADASADAGNNLRGRHQRLTDPSGCAEVHSYSLAGHPQRETRTFHDNKSFTSQRTYGPLGAVVALADAGQHQQTMFYDQAGQLKATRLTLRDRIEDWWVLLNAQYNAAGQLVLQEIGNGVSVHWHYDPANSRLVRQWAHKGNEPPIQDFEYTYDPVGMITRIFDAAVKPVFFANQRCDGTRTFTYDSIYQLSSATGCSAAAQSKTAARPQSCDPRDLRNYRQTYEYDDGGNLTRIIHVREGASHTRHIFIDPHSNRGVLHESDDPPPDFSRLFDPHGNLLERLPGQPLRWNSRDQLQSVEMISRSDGQEDAEHCWYSQGVRVCKRHDHYGRNARHFHQVRYLPGLEISCKDNGEELHAITVMTGAGTVRCLYWQSDPANVGSTQLRYGLNDHLNSCLIELDQRAQMISCEQFFPFGATAAFTLRSDIEVDYKIIRYSGKELDRSGLYYYGERYYAPWLGRWTQPDRHGIADGLNLYCMTGNNPINFIDQQGATKVPAQTSIAMPTPGSSRRPSSSTAGAPDPVTDPQANPPGHLPPQPEQTWRERVKSAALTAVNSRVGIALLPVGTSSPANAAVVSAILTASAQLALHASLFNPIWSPPGTWDPNSGGALPPVDVTQNANRVFNLATVGVTLAATVGGMILGPVVGGLVDELRGTKLKADKDKRAGAALDTTEQLIAKLQLKENPTRKALDALHDQILEAEELAGITWRSMGMLEKISRMRPMDDSGSSRRSSTSFIGAQTSAFRRDDPSRTRTLRSCTGRKS; from the coding sequence CCTGTCTCGTGACAACCTACTCATTGCTGGATCAGCCATTGAGAACAGACAGCGTCGATGCCGGCATGCGTTTGAGTCTGCCAGGGCTGGCCGGCCAGACAGTGCAGCGCTGGGATGAGCGCGATGCGGTGTGGCTCATGACTTACGACCGGCTAATGCGCGTGCTGAGCGTAACCAATACAGCCATCCCCCAGGACGATGAATTATTCGAATACGCCGATGCCTCGGCGGATGCCGGAAACAATCTGCGGGGACGACATCAGCGCCTGACTGATCCTTCAGGCTGCGCAGAAGTGCACAGCTACAGCCTCGCCGGCCACCCCCAGCGAGAGACCCGAACCTTTCACGATAATAAATCGTTCACCAGCCAACGCACCTATGGTCCGCTGGGTGCGGTCGTAGCGCTTGCGGATGCCGGCCAGCATCAACAGACGATGTTTTACGATCAAGCCGGGCAACTCAAAGCCACACGTCTGACTTTAAGAGACCGGATCGAGGATTGGTGGGTGCTGCTCAACGCGCAATACAACGCCGCCGGACAGCTTGTCTTGCAAGAGATTGGCAACGGCGTCAGCGTTCATTGGCACTACGACCCGGCCAATTCCCGCCTCGTCAGGCAATGGGCGCACAAAGGCAACGAACCGCCCATTCAGGACTTTGAATACACATACGATCCTGTGGGGATGATCACCAGAATCTTCGATGCCGCCGTCAAACCGGTTTTTTTTGCTAATCAGCGCTGCGACGGCACGCGTACCTTCACCTACGATTCCATCTATCAATTGAGCAGCGCCACCGGGTGCAGTGCCGCCGCACAGTCAAAAACCGCGGCCCGTCCGCAATCCTGTGATCCCAGAGACCTGCGCAACTACCGTCAAACCTACGAATATGACGACGGCGGCAATCTGACCAGGATCATTCATGTGCGTGAGGGAGCAAGCCATACCCGCCATATATTCATCGACCCTCACAGCAATCGAGGCGTACTGCACGAATCCGACGATCCGCCTCCGGATTTCAGCCGGCTGTTTGATCCGCACGGCAACCTGCTGGAACGATTGCCGGGCCAGCCGTTGCGGTGGAACAGCCGCGATCAGTTGCAATCAGTGGAAATGATCTCCCGCTCCGACGGTCAGGAAGATGCAGAACACTGCTGGTACAGCCAGGGCGTGAGAGTCTGCAAACGCCACGATCACTACGGCAGGAATGCCCGCCACTTTCACCAGGTACGTTACCTGCCCGGGCTCGAAATCTCGTGCAAGGACAATGGCGAAGAGCTGCATGCCATCACCGTCATGACCGGAGCGGGCACTGTGCGCTGCCTGTACTGGCAGAGCGATCCGGCAAACGTTGGCAGTACGCAATTGCGGTATGGCCTGAACGATCACCTGAATTCATGTCTGATCGAACTTGATCAGCGTGCGCAGATGATCAGCTGCGAGCAATTCTTTCCGTTCGGCGCCACAGCCGCCTTCACGTTGCGCTCTGATATCGAAGTCGACTACAAAATCATCCGGTACAGCGGCAAGGAACTGGATCGCAGCGGGCTCTATTATTATGGCGAACGCTATTACGCTCCGTGGCTGGGTCGCTGGACGCAACCGGACCGACACGGAATCGCCGATGGGTTGAATCTGTATTGCATGACCGGTAACAACCCGATCAACTTTATCGACCAGCAAGGCGCGACCAAAGTACCTGCACAAACCAGCATTGCGATGCCTACTCCCGGCTCCTCACGCCGACCGTCCTCATCAACCGCCGGAGCGCCAGATCCGGTGACCGATCCCCAGGCCAACCCCCCCGGGCACCTTCCCCCCCAACCTGAGCAAACGTGGCGCGAGCGGGTCAAGTCGGCCGCGCTGACAGCCGTCAACTCCAGAGTCGGAATAGCCCTGCTGCCTGTCGGCACATCATCGCCTGCCAACGCAGCCGTCGTCAGCGCCATTTTGACTGCATCGGCACAACTGGCACTGCACGCCTCGCTGTTCAATCCCATCTGGTCTCCGCCCGGCACATGGGACCCGAACAGCGGTGGCGCATTGCCGCCCGTCGATGTCACGCAGAATGCCAACCGAGTATTCAACCTCGCCACCGTCGGCGTCACCTTGGCTGCGACCGTGGGCGGGATGATTCTGGGGCCAGTGGTGGGCGGACTCGTTGATGAGTTGAGGGGCACCAAGCTCAAGGCAGACAAAGACAAGCGGGCTGGGGCAGCGCTGGACACCACAGAACAGCTGATCGCCAAGCTGCAATTAAAGGAAAACCCGACGAGGAAGGCATTGGACGCTTTGCATGACCAGATATTGGAGGCGGAAGAGTTGGCCGGGATCACTTGGCGAAGCATGGGCATGCTCGAGAAAATATCCCGAATGCGCCCCATGGATGACTCAGGTTCGTCGCGCAGAAGTTCGACTTCCTTTATTGGAGCCCAGACCAGCGCGTTTCGGCGAGACGATCCCTCTCGTACGCGCACACTTAGAAGCTGCACAGGTAGAAAGAGCTAA
- a CDS encoding putative quinol monooxygenase, with product MSKHMPVSHMAFVRAQAGRSAELGVRLSALIEVSRAAPGCLSFSLQQSQCDAELWLVSGYWSSQQMMTAYFNSASMEVFAELVQDLVVNSLDFHTFRDVSAAQALGQCPAPVHKLAG from the coding sequence ATGTCCAAGCACATGCCTGTCAGTCATATGGCCTTCGTTCGTGCACAAGCCGGGCGTTCGGCGGAACTCGGTGTACGCCTGAGCGCGTTGATCGAAGTGTCGCGCGCGGCGCCCGGTTGCCTGAGCTTTTCGTTGCAGCAATCGCAGTGCGATGCCGAGCTGTGGCTGGTCAGCGGATACTGGAGCAGCCAGCAGATGATGACCGCGTATTTCAACAGTGCGTCGATGGAAGTCTTTGCCGAGCTGGTGCAAGACCTGGTGGTCAACAGCCTCGACTTTCACACCTTTAGAGACGTGTCGGCGGCGCAAGCGCTCGGTCAGTGTCCAGCGCCGGTACACAAACTCGCCGGTTGA
- a CDS encoding flavin reductase family protein produces the protein MPDDIHFYEPANGHGLPHDPFNAIVGPRPIGWISSHDAQGQLNLAPYSFFNAFNYIPPIIGFSSVGRKDSLNNIEQTGEFVWNLATRPLAEQMNQSCAMVAPEVNEFELAGLTTVASKVISVPRVAASPVSFECKVTQIIQLQRADGATVPSWLILGEVVAVHIAKRLLKDGIYDTAAAEPILRGGGPADYFQVGPEALFKMWRPGAGQ, from the coding sequence ATGCCTGATGACATCCATTTCTACGAACCGGCCAACGGCCACGGCCTGCCCCACGATCCGTTCAACGCTATCGTGGGTCCGCGGCCCATCGGCTGGATTTCTTCGCACGATGCCCAGGGCCAACTGAACCTGGCGCCGTACAGTTTTTTCAACGCCTTCAACTACATTCCGCCGATCATTGGTTTCTCCAGCGTCGGGCGCAAAGACAGCTTGAACAATATCGAACAGACCGGTGAATTCGTCTGGAACCTGGCTACCCGGCCGCTGGCCGAGCAGATGAACCAGAGCTGCGCGATGGTCGCGCCAGAGGTCAACGAGTTCGAGTTGGCGGGCCTGACGACCGTGGCATCGAAGGTGATTTCCGTGCCGCGGGTGGCCGCGAGCCCGGTGTCCTTCGAGTGCAAGGTCACGCAGATCATTCAACTGCAACGCGCCGATGGCGCCACCGTGCCGAGCTGGCTGATTCTCGGCGAAGTGGTCGCCGTGCATATCGCGAAACGGCTGTTGAAGGACGGCATCTACGACACCGCCGCAGCAGAACCGATTCTGCGCGGCGGCGGGCCGGCGGATTATTTCCAGGTCGGGCCCGAAGCCCTGTTCAAGATGTGGCGTCCGGGCGCAGGCCAGTAA